One part of the Spirochaetota bacterium genome encodes these proteins:
- a CDS encoding 1-acyl-sn-glycerol-3-phosphate acyltransferase, which produces MKKNDGVITSGIYDGIIYERLNPLLEKLALVLFNTVDFDEESCSRIEECIGKGHVVYASFQSSNLSLLILYNLLRRHNYPLPVFALEYNPFWFQDIGFITRRLWQFFSSTVLGKQYEYVLDTDYVESLIKDNKSILFSLLSKRYFLKRYTEVKYDSLRYLIEVQKRIDEPIYLLPQMIFWNRNPERSGSPLGPLYSIISSQATGDKSLLFAWLTIMKSATAPFVRISQPINLKEEIGKAKVDDTRQLAVMVRNKLLEDYYHEKRTILGPVLKSQQEMMERVLYHPNVENEIKRIAQEDGIPESKLRKKAYKYFKEIAANFSILYIRVFEMALDWMFRKIFDGIRYDPKAIEEIRQAASRGPLVLTPCHKSHLDYLLLSYVFYKNKMAPPHIAAGVNLSFFPMGTIFRHSGAFFMRRTFRGLKLYPTVFKQYIKTIVSEGYTIEFFIEGGRSRTGKVAFPKLGFLSYITEAIEEGYNTDIVFVPISINYDRILEESSYVQELKGKEKEKESVVSMMQSSKLLNRKYGMVYINFNKTFTLKEIKSTLNPVNVPESVAMNIVRRINDVVTITPFSLTTTAILMSSVKGFSREMVKNNFESLYDFCEYKGYQLSDTLKDRNNFDEIIDYVIQSFREDKILESLKVVGEGKKLETMPDMYVLPEENRPRMIFYKNSIIHYFLPLTFSSLALRIMNKKGETSLDSFRSEYVYIRDLFMKEFIYPENMLEDVMLSIKDAIKYMQQKGYATITKNSIAINDDREKDAQLRFFGRILQEYLESYYIVCSTLLPKKRVQIQKKDLLTEIRKNGVKMYHTGEIMLSESLSLPNYTNALSLLRSEKALSEKQVGRKNVIMELINQETVETLFEKIKIYLDGIRA; this is translated from the coding sequence ATGAAAAAAAATGATGGAGTTATAACATCAGGCATATATGATGGAATAATATATGAACGTCTCAATCCATTACTTGAAAAACTGGCCCTGGTACTTTTTAACACCGTTGATTTTGATGAGGAAAGCTGTTCACGGATAGAAGAATGTATTGGTAAAGGTCATGTTGTCTATGCATCCTTCCAGAGTTCAAACCTATCACTTTTGATATTATATAACCTACTGCGCAGGCATAACTATCCTCTTCCGGTATTTGCACTGGAGTACAACCCCTTCTGGTTTCAGGATATTGGGTTTATAACAAGGCGTTTATGGCAATTTTTTTCATCTACAGTGTTAGGGAAACAGTATGAATACGTTCTGGATACCGATTATGTTGAAAGTTTAATAAAAGATAATAAGAGCATCCTTTTTTCATTATTATCTAAACGATACTTCCTTAAACGATATACTGAAGTAAAATATGACTCCCTGCGTTATTTAATAGAGGTTCAGAAACGAATAGATGAGCCAATTTATTTATTGCCCCAAATGATATTCTGGAACCGAAATCCTGAACGATCAGGTTCACCTTTAGGTCCATTGTATTCAATAATCAGTTCTCAGGCAACGGGGGATAAGTCATTGCTGTTTGCATGGCTTACAATTATGAAAAGTGCAACTGCTCCTTTTGTACGCATTTCACAACCAATTAATTTAAAAGAGGAAATAGGCAAAGCTAAAGTTGATGATACACGTCAGTTAGCTGTTATGGTGCGCAACAAATTGCTGGAAGATTATTATCATGAAAAACGTACCATATTAGGTCCAGTGCTGAAATCACAGCAGGAAATGATGGAACGGGTATTATATCACCCCAATGTTGAAAATGAGATTAAACGTATAGCTCAGGAAGATGGAATACCGGAATCAAAGTTGCGCAAAAAGGCGTATAAATACTTTAAAGAGATAGCAGCCAATTTTTCCATATTGTACATACGGGTATTTGAAATGGCTCTGGACTGGATGTTCAGAAAAATATTTGACGGTATACGGTATGATCCCAAAGCCATTGAAGAAATACGTCAGGCAGCAAGCAGGGGGCCCTTAGTGTTAACTCCCTGCCACAAGAGCCATTTAGATTATTTGTTATTATCGTATGTATTTTATAAAAATAAGATGGCACCTCCGCATATTGCTGCCGGGGTAAACCTATCATTTTTCCCTATGGGTACAATCTTCAGACATTCGGGTGCATTTTTTATGCGTCGTACCTTCAGGGGATTGAAATTATATCCTACGGTATTTAAGCAATATATCAAAACAATTGTTTCTGAAGGATATACCATTGAGTTTTTTATTGAAGGAGGTCGTTCAAGAACAGGGAAGGTGGCATTCCCAAAATTAGGTTTTCTAAGCTATATCACGGAAGCAATTGAAGAAGGATATAACACCGATATAGTATTTGTGCCAATTTCAATAAATTATGATCGTATTCTTGAAGAATCAAGTTATGTCCAGGAACTCAAAGGAAAAGAAAAGGAAAAAGAATCTGTTGTAAGCATGATGCAAAGTAGCAAGTTGCTTAACCGTAAATATGGTATGGTATATATCAACTTTAATAAAACTTTTACTCTTAAAGAAATTAAATCTACACTTAATCCTGTCAATGTTCCAGAATCAGTTGCCATGAATATTGTCAGGAGAATCAATGATGTTGTAACCATCACCCCGTTTTCCCTGACAACTACCGCTATCCTTATGTCTTCAGTGAAAGGCTTTTCACGGGAAATGGTGAAGAATAACTTTGAATCGTTGTATGATTTCTGTGAATATAAAGGGTATCAGCTTTCAGATACTCTTAAAGATAGAAATAATTTTGATGAAATAATTGATTATGTTATTCAATCTTTTAGAGAAGATAAAATACTTGAGTCATTGAAAGTAGTGGGTGAAGGGAAAAAACTGGAAACTATGCCTGACATGTATGTTCTTCCAGAAGAAAACAGGCCAAGAATGATTTTTTATAAAAATTCAATCATCCATTACTTCCTGCCACTAACGTTTTCATCGCTTGCACTCAGAATAATGAATAAAAAAGGAGAAACATCATTAGATTCTTTCAGAAGTGAATATGTATATATACGGGATCTTTTCATGAAAGAATTTATTTATCCGGAGAATATGCTGGAAGATGTTATGCTTTCTATAAAAGACGCCATTAAGTATATGCAGCAAAAAGGGTATGCTACAATAACCAAAAACAGCATTGCCATCAATGATGACCGAGAAAAGGATGCCCAGTTGCGTTTTTTTGGAAGAATTTTACAGGAATACCTGGAATCATATTATATTGTTTGTTCAACATTATTGCCAAAGAAAAGAGTTCAGATACAGAAAAAAGACCTGCTCACTGAAATACGCAAGAATGGTGTGAAAATGTATCATACAGGTGAAATAATGCTTTCAGAATCACTATCGCTTCCCAATTATACTAATGCATTGAGTTTATTGCGCTCAGAGAAAGCATTATCTGAAAAGCAGGTTGGCAGGAAAAATGTAATCATGGAATTAATTAATCAGGAAACAGTGGAAACACTTTTTGAAAAGATAAAGATATATCTGGATGGAATACGAGCATAA
- a CDS encoding ATP-binding protein yields the protein MTHSKMTLLKAKYPTIKEIRKSIVDDIITELAKNKIQVRLDNLELYLIIDEAITNAMEHGNKWNQNKYLHIEVAKDTNQLYITITDEGNGFKHPDLHSNVHLQPRGRGIFIIKQFAKVSWNKKGNSITMAIPITHNSNPV from the coding sequence ATGACTCATTCTAAAATGACTTTATTAAAAGCTAAATACCCTACAATTAAAGAAATACGGAAATCTATTGTAGACGATATTATAACCGAGCTTGCTAAAAATAAAATACAGGTAAGGCTGGACAATCTTGAACTGTACCTTATAATTGATGAAGCAATAACCAATGCCATGGAACATGGCAATAAATGGAATCAGAATAAATATCTCCATATTGAGGTTGCAAAGGATACCAACCAATTGTATATTACTATTACCGACGAGGGGAATGGCTTTAAGCATCCCGATTTACATTCAAATGTTCACCTGCAACCCCGGGGGCGAGGCATTTTTATAATTAAACAATTTGCCAAAGTTTCATGGAACAAAAAAGGAAACAGCATAACCATGGCAATACCCATTACACACAATAGCAATCCTGTTTAA
- a CDS encoding AMP-binding protein — protein MYETKPWLKYYGEVPHSLDYPKVTMYEALLRTVERKPNAIAWDFMGYTATYKEFAQLIDRCAEGLYALGLREGHTITISMPTTPQGIICFYAVNKIGAVASMIHPLSPPKEIEFYLNVSNSTFALTIDAFYGAFKEVMDKTPCKTLILTKISDFLPGLKALGFYLTKGRKIPKVPKDPRVVWWNDLMKKSSSVPKSSMKTDDMAVILYSGGTTGMPKGIMLSNMNFISEGMQVASWGKMSEDDSILAILPIFHGFGLGVCTNAFFMGGGKSILVPQFDPVIVAKLIKQKKPNFLIGVPTLFEALSKNKVFCSADLSCIKAAFSGADTLPRVVKEEFERVVARQGGNVKLREGYGLTEAVTAIMAMPMNEYREGSIGVPFPDMLAKIVKQGTTEEAPCGQEGEICVSGPAVMLGYLNQPEETAKTLRKHDDGLVWLHTGDIGTMDEDGFFYFKLRLKRMIKSSGFNVYPSQVEDVLRKHPAVDQACVIGVPDKAQVERVKAFIVLKPEYKDKAGNTLAEELIGHCREHLIKWSCPREIEFRDELPKTKVGKIAFNVLEEEEKEKLRSRGEYAG, from the coding sequence ATGTACGAAACAAAGCCATGGCTTAAATACTATGGAGAAGTGCCACATTCACTGGATTACCCTAAGGTAACCATGTATGAAGCACTGTTGCGTACGGTTGAGCGAAAACCCAATGCAATTGCCTGGGACTTTATGGGGTATACGGCCACGTACAAGGAGTTTGCACAACTCATTGATAGGTGTGCTGAAGGGTTGTATGCATTAGGGCTTAGAGAAGGTCATACCATAACTATCTCCATGCCGACAACACCCCAGGGAATAATATGTTTTTATGCGGTAAATAAAATTGGGGCTGTGGCCAGTATGATACATCCACTATCGCCCCCAAAAGAAATTGAATTTTACCTTAATGTTAGCAATAGTACATTTGCTCTTACCATTGATGCCTTTTATGGTGCGTTTAAGGAAGTGATGGATAAAACGCCCTGTAAAACCTTAATTCTTACTAAAATCTCTGATTTTCTGCCAGGGCTTAAAGCTTTGGGGTTTTATCTTACCAAAGGGAGGAAAATCCCAAAAGTGCCAAAAGATCCGCGCGTGGTGTGGTGGAATGACTTGATGAAAAAGAGCAGCAGTGTTCCCAAATCCAGCATGAAAACTGATGATATGGCAGTTATTTTATACAGTGGTGGCACTACAGGCATGCCCAAAGGCATTATGCTTTCAAACATGAATTTTATCAGTGAAGGTATGCAGGTTGCTTCATGGGGGAAAATGTCTGAGGATGATTCAATACTGGCAATATTACCAATATTCCATGGATTTGGACTGGGTGTTTGTACCAATGCATTTTTTATGGGTGGTGGCAAAAGTATCCTGGTACCCCAATTTGATCCGGTTATCGTTGCAAAACTTATTAAACAAAAGAAACCCAATTTTCTTATTGGCGTTCCAACGTTATTTGAAGCTTTGAGTAAAAATAAGGTGTTTTGTTCTGCAGATTTGTCATGCATTAAGGCAGCTTTCAGTGGTGCAGATACTTTGCCACGTGTAGTGAAAGAAGAATTTGAAAGAGTAGTGGCACGGCAGGGTGGGAATGTAAAATTGCGTGAAGGGTATGGGCTTACTGAAGCAGTAACAGCAATTATGGCAATGCCAATGAATGAATATCGCGAAGGTAGTATTGGAGTTCCTTTCCCTGATATGCTGGCAAAGATTGTTAAACAGGGTACAACTGAGGAAGCCCCATGTGGACAGGAAGGTGAAATATGTGTTTCCGGGCCTGCAGTAATGCTTGGCTACCTTAATCAGCCGGAAGAGACCGCAAAAACGTTGCGTAAGCATGATGATGGGCTGGTGTGGTTGCATACCGGTGATATAGGGACAATGGATGAGGATGGATTTTTCTATTTCAAATTGCGCTTGAAAAGAATGATTAAATCTTCTGGATTTAATGTATACCCATCTCAGGTTGAAGATGTATTGCGGAAACATCCAGCAGTTGACCAGGCCTGTGTCATAGGTGTACCGGATAAGGCACAGGTGGAAAGGGTAAAAGCATTTATTGTATTGAAACCGGAATATAAGGATAAAGCAGGTAATACATTGGCAGAAGAATTAATTGGACATTGCAGGGAACATCTGATAAAATGGAGTTGCCCACGGGAAATTGAGTTTAGAGATGAATTGCCAAAAACAAAAGTTGGCAAAATTGCCTTTAATGTGCTGGAAGAAGAGGAAAAGGAAAAATTACGAAGCCGTGGAGAATATGCTGGATAA
- a CDS encoding 2-hydroxyacyl-CoA dehydratase, translated as MAEPQEKKDNRIKSVKRMKEIMTNYYIEAKTAAQNNKKVAWITSGGPVEPLLVMDVIPVYPENHGAMVGASKMGVGLCEKAEEMGYCRDLCSYARSDIAAAPINGGPIGGLPKPDFLVCCNNICGTVLKWYEVQARYFNVPLFIFDTPFCHSEMTQEAKDYVGAQILEYIAFLEEQCGKKFDYDKAIEVGKLSIAGQRLWQAVLDTAMHKPAPMSAFDAFFHLALIVTLRGTQIVVDYYTELLNEMKERIANGISAIPNEQYRLLWDNLPVWYKTKWLSDTFAAHNACLVADTYTTAWCRQLDYLDENDFLKSMVEGYTAIYLNISVDQMAKAVIGMIDKYDVDGLVMHSNRSCKPYSLGQYDIQRIVQKERGIPSLIIEADMVDERNFSEAQVLTRIEAFMEIIKSKK; from the coding sequence ATGGCAGAACCACAGGAAAAAAAGGACAACAGAATAAAATCCGTTAAACGGATGAAAGAAATAATGACCAATTATTATATAGAGGCAAAAACTGCGGCACAGAACAATAAAAAGGTGGCGTGGATCACCAGTGGTGGACCGGTGGAGCCTCTTTTAGTTATGGACGTTATTCCGGTGTATCCGGAAAATCATGGCGCAATGGTTGGTGCCTCAAAGATGGGTGTAGGGCTTTGCGAAAAGGCAGAGGAAATGGGTTACTGTCGTGATCTGTGCTCATATGCGCGCTCGGACATTGCTGCTGCGCCTATCAATGGTGGGCCTATTGGGGGATTGCCAAAGCCTGATTTTCTGGTATGCTGCAACAACATTTGTGGCACTGTGCTCAAATGGTATGAGGTGCAGGCGCGGTATTTTAATGTACCATTGTTTATCTTTGATACACCATTTTGTCACAGTGAAATGACACAGGAAGCAAAGGATTATGTGGGTGCACAGATACTTGAATATATTGCATTTTTAGAGGAGCAGTGTGGCAAAAAATTTGATTATGATAAAGCTATTGAAGTGGGCAAGCTTTCCATTGCAGGTCAAAGATTGTGGCAGGCAGTACTTGATACTGCCATGCATAAGCCCGCACCAATGAGTGCTTTTGATGCATTTTTTCATTTGGCGCTTATTGTTACGTTGCGTGGTACCCAGATTGTGGTGGATTATTATACTGAATTACTCAACGAAATGAAGGAGCGTATTGCAAATGGTATCAGTGCAATTCCCAATGAACAGTATCGCCTGTTGTGGGATAACCTTCCTGTGTGGTATAAAACTAAATGGCTTTCTGATACATTTGCTGCACATAATGCATGCCTTGTGGCTGATACCTATACCACAGCATGGTGCAGGCAATTAGACTATTTAGATGAAAATGACTTTTTGAAGAGTATGGTGGAAGGCTATACAGCTATCTATCTGAATATTTCGGTGGATCAGATGGCTAAAGCTGTAATTGGTATGATAGACAAATACGATGTTGATGGCCTTGTGATGCATTCAAACCGAAGTTGCAAACCGTATTCATTGGGGCAGTATGATATACAACGGATTGTGCAGAAGGAGCGAGGGATCCCATCACTTATTATTGAAGCAGATATGGTGGATGAGCGTAATTTCAGCGAAGCGCAGGTGTTAACCCGCATTGAAGCTTTTATGGAAATTATTAAAAGTAAAAAATAA